The window GTCTGGCGGCTCGGCGAGCTCAGGGAACTGCTGCGGCAGGCCCGAGAGCCCGGCACCCGCGCGTGGGCCGACATGGGCTCGTTGCTCGCCGAACTCACCGACGGCGCCGACCTCCTGGTCAGCGGCATGAGCTATCAGGAGCTCGCGCTCAATGTCGCGGAGTTCCGCGCGATGCCGATGGCGACCCTGCTGTGGTTTCCGATCCGGGTGAACGGACACCTGCTGCCGCAGGTCCCGGCGCCCGTCGTCCGCGCGGCGATGACGGCCTACGAGTGGGTGGTGGGACGCGGCGTGAAGACCAGCGAGGACACCCAGCGCCGCACGCTCGGACTTCCCGCGACGACGCGGTCGGCCCCGGCACGGATCGCCGCCCGAGGGGGACTGGAGATCCAGGCCTACGACGCGGTGTGCTTTCCCGGCCTGGCAGCCGAGTGGGCGCAGTGGAACACCGCGACACCTCCGCGGCGACCTTTCGTCGGAACGCTGACCCTGGACCTGCCCACCGATGACGACGACGACGTCACCTCATGGATAGAGGCCGGGACACCGCCGATCTTCTTCGGCTTCGGAAGCATCCCGGTCCAATCGCCGACCGAAACGATCGCGATGATCGCCGCAGCCAGTGCCCGCCTGGACCGACGGGCGCTGGTGGGCGCCGGCTGGAGTGACTTCGACGCCACTTCGGTGCCGGAGCACGTCAAAGTCGTCGGCGCGGTGAACTTCTCGACGGTCTTCCCGGCCTGCTGCGCGGTCGTCCACCACGGCGGCGCAGGGACGACCGCCGCGAGCCTGCGCGCCGGTGTACCCACCCTGATCCTGTGGATGGCGGACGTCCAGATGGTATGGGGTGCAGCCGTCAAGCGGCTCGAAGTGGGCACCGCCCGGCGCTTTTCGAGCACCACCGAGAAATCTCTGGTTGCCGATCTGCGCACGATACTCGACCCCGGGTACCGCGTCCGCGCACGTGAGGTCGCCTCGCAGATCACGCCGTCCGCACTCAGCCGCGCGCAGGCGGCAGATCGGATCGAGGAGTACCTGCGCGTGCAGCGGTGAGGCAACCCGGCGCCAATTCCACCATTAATAACTTCTCCGTCAATATCAGAACGTAGACTGCGCCCCGTGTTCAAACTCTGCCCGGAAGCAGGGATGCGAGATAGGGGCGCCTCTTGACTGTGACCGACTACGACGTCCGATCGCTGTACCTGGATCTCCTCAGGCGCAACCTGACCCGATACGGGATGCACGAGCGTGTGCCGTCGCGGTGGCCACTGCGGAGGCGCCTCCTGTTCAAGGCCATCAACACCGTCAGCCCGCTGCGGCTGGGATTGAGCCCGTTCACCGAGAACAAGCGCGACCTGGGCCTGGACTGGCCGGCCGAAGCCGAGACGATGATCGGCATGAAGCGGCTCACGAATCTGCAGGAGTGCGTC is drawn from Mycolicibacterium gilvum and contains these coding sequences:
- a CDS encoding glycosyltransferase — encoded protein: MNIVLAFYGTRGDVEPGIALGRELVRRGHRVRIAVPPDLVAFAESVGLDAVAYGPDNQAWLESTRDFWARFFRNVWRLGELRELLRQAREPGTRAWADMGSLLAELTDGADLLVSGMSYQELALNVAEFRAMPMATLLWFPIRVNGHLLPQVPAPVVRAAMTAYEWVVGRGVKTSEDTQRRTLGLPATTRSAPARIAARGGLEIQAYDAVCFPGLAAEWAQWNTATPPRRPFVGTLTLDLPTDDDDDVTSWIEAGTPPIFFGFGSIPVQSPTETIAMIAAASARLDRRALVGAGWSDFDATSVPEHVKVVGAVNFSTVFPACCAVVHHGGAGTTAASLRAGVPTLILWMADVQMVWGAAVKRLEVGTARRFSSTTEKSLVADLRTILDPGYRVRAREVASQITPSALSRAQAADRIEEYLRVQR